In Eublepharis macularius isolate TG4126 chromosome 4, MPM_Emac_v1.0, whole genome shotgun sequence, the following are encoded in one genomic region:
- the LOC129328093 gene encoding zinc finger protein 501-like encodes MEREHTYSDVEENIEYCDTLGVVEGTNPLNERENFDVFQSDRSQEISLLQNISKGDNREECPGSAGGFSETTDTTMYWNSHIARGTFKCLECGKTFGRKNNLTAHRRIHTEEKSYKCAECGKSFRRSNQLTLHQRIHTGEKPYTCLECGKSFRRSEKLTVHQRIHTGDKPYKCQECGKCFNYSGTLSSHQRIHTGEKPYKCRECGKCFTKWGHLNVHRRIHTEEKPYQCPECGKSFRQSSTLSSHQSIHMGKKPYKCLHCGKSFRRKGSLTVHQRIHTGEKPYQCLECGRSFNRCQSLTNHKRIHTGEKPYKCLECGKSFCESGSLTAHRRIHTGEKPYKCLECGKGFSRSGNLTAHHRIHIGEKPYKCLECGKAFGRKGILTTHLRIHTGEKLYNDKKYKCLECGKGFSQSGQLTAHHRIHKKKGCKGVPTSL; translated from the coding sequence ATGGAGAGAGAACACACGTATTCAGATGTGGAAGAGAACATTGAATATTGTGATACATTGGGCGTGGTGGAGGGAACAAACCCACTTAATGAAAGGGAAAACTTTGATGTTTTCCAAAGTGATCGTTCTCAAGAAATCTCACTTCTTCAAAATATATCCAAAGGAGACAATAGAGAAGAGTGCCCTGGGAGTGCGGGAGGATTTTCTGAAACAACAGATACAACTATGTATTGGAACTCTCATATTGCAAGGGGCAcatttaaatgcctggagtgtggaaaaacttTTGGACGGAAAAATAATCTAACTGCCCACCGAAGgattcacacagaggagaaatcTTATAAATGTgcggagtgtgggaaaagcttcagacgGAGTAATCAGCTTACTCtccaccaaaggattcacacaggggagaaaccatatacatgcctggagtgtgggaaaagcttcagacgGAGTGAAAAGCTTACTGtccaccaaaggattcacacgGGGGacaagccatataaatgccaggaatGTGGGAAATGCTTTAATTACAGTGGAaccctttcttcccatcaaagaattcacacaggggagaaaccttataagtGCCGGGAATGTGGAAAATGTTTCACTAAGTGGGGTCACCTTAATGTCCACCGAAGGATTCACACAGaagagaaaccatatcaatgcccagagtgtggaaaaagcttccgtCAGAGTTCAaccctttcttcccatcaaagcATTCACATGGgaaagaaaccatacaaatgcctacattgtgggaaaagcttcaggcgGAAGGGAagccttactgtccatcaaagaattcacacaggggagaaaccatatcaatgcttggagtgtgggagaaGCTTCAATCGGTGCCAAAGTCTTACTAACCAcaaaagaattcatacaggggagaagccatataaatgcctagagtgtggaaaaagcttctgtGAGAGTGGAAGTCTTACTGCCCACCGAAGAATTCATacgggggagaaaccttataaatgcctggagtgtggaaaaggcttcagtcgGAGTGGAAACCTTACTGCCCACCATAGAATTCAcataggggagaaaccttataaatgcttggaatgtgggaaagCCTTTGGACGGAAAGGTATTCTAACTACCCATCTCAGAATTCATACGggggagaaattatataatgataaaaaatataaatgcctggagtgtggaaaaggcttcagtcagagtggacagcTTACTGCCCACCATAGAATTCACAAAAAAAAGGGGTGTAAGGGGGTACCCACTTCCCTATAG